In Candidatus Zixiibacteriota bacterium, one genomic interval encodes:
- a CDS encoding Ig-like domain-containing protein: MLHMRQVVALLFVLAIVAVGASAQTVAPVLDPIGAQSVDEGQTLNLVITASDADLTIPTLTTSLPLPPNATFLDNGDGTADFSFTPDFTQAGTINITFYANDIVTADIDSEQVVITVDNINQAPVLAAIGPQSVNEGATLAFTVNASDPDGTIPALSATPLPTNATFTDNGDGSGSFSFTPDFTQAGTFNITFSASDGTATDDEVVVVTVNNINQAPVLSAIGPQSVNEGATLAFTVNASDPDGTIPALSATPLPTNATFTDNGDGSGSFSFTPDFTQAGTFNITFSATDGTATDDEVVVVTVNNINQAPVLSAIGPQSVNEGATLAFTVNASDPDGTIPALSATPLPTNATFTDNGDGSGSFSFTPDFTQAGTFNITFSATDGTATDDEVVVVTVDNINRAPVLSAIGPQSVNEGATLAFTVNASDPDGTIPALSATPLPTNATFTDNGDGTGSFSFTPDFTQAGTFNITFSATDGTATDDEVVVVTVDNINQAPVLSAIGPQSVNEGATLAFTVNASDPDGTIPALSATPLPTNATFTDNGDGSGSFSFTPDFTQAGTFNITFSATDGTATDDEVVVVTVDNVNQAPVLAPIGPRSVAEGATLAFTVTATDPDGTIPVLNASPLPTNATFTDNGNGTGSFSFTPDLTQEGTYNITFSASDGALSDDELVVVTVTGTNQAPVLAAIGPQSVNEGATLAFTVNASDPDGTIPALSATPLPTNATFTDNGDGSGSFSFTPDFTQAGTFNITFSASDGTATDDEVVVVTVNNINQAPVLSAIGPRSINEGATLAFTVNASDPDGTIPALSATPLPTNATFTDNGDGSGSFSFTPDFTQAGTFNITFSASDGTATDDEVVVVTVNNVNQAPVLAPIGPRSVAEGATLAFTVTATDPDGTIPVLNASPLPTNATFTDNGDGTGDFSFTPDFSQTGAYNITFSAGDGALTDDELVVVTVTNTNLAPVLDPIGPRSVNEGATLAFTVNASDPDGTIPALSATPLPTNATFTDNGNGTGSFSFTPDFTQAGTFNITFSASDGTATDDEVVVVTVNNVNRAPVLDPIGPRSAAEGATLAFTVTASDPDGTIPALSATPLPTNATFTDNGNGTGSFSFTPDFTQAGTFNITFAAGDGALTDNELVVVTVTNTNQAPALAAIGPRSVDEGDPLQFTVSASDADGTIPSLSASPLPTNATFVDNLNGTGTFTFNPDFTQAGTFNITFTANDGSLTDDELVVVTVNQVNLPPVLASIGPRSTTEGVTLAFTVTASDPDANLQAITAAPLPPNASFTYNGDGTGSFSFTPDFSQAGIYNVTFTARDDSSVTDAEIVTITVNDAGNQAPVLSAIGPQSVDEGQVLTFGISATDPDGTIQSLTATNVPVNGTFTDNGDGTGTFTFTPDFTQQGVYNVIFTATDNLFGTDAEQVTITVNQINLAPVLAPIGPQTVAEGSTLNLSITASDPDGNLESITATGLPLNATFVDNGNGTATFNFIPDFTQSGTYNITFTVTDDSLLTDEELVVVTVTDAGNQPPVLAAIGPRSVDEGQVLTFGVSATDVDGTIQSLTAANVPANGTFTDNGDGTGTFTFTPDFTQQGVYNVTFTATDNGLATDNEVVAITVNQVNLAPVLAAIGPQSVAEGSTLNLSVTASDPDGNLQSLTASPLPANATFTDNGDGTGSFSFTPDFTQSGTYNITFTATDDSLLTDDELVVVTVTDGGNQPPVVTPIAPQSVNEGQTLAFTVTATDIDGTIQSLTAANVPANATFVDNGNGTGSFSFTPDFTQQGVYDVTFTATDDGLATGSTVAAITVNQVNLAPVLDPIGPRSGTENATLAFTVTASDPDGTFPSITAAPLPANATLTDNGDGTASFSFTPDFTQSGVYNITFTASDGLLSDNEAVTITITEAGNQAPVLSAIGPQSVDEGQVLTFGISATDPDGTIQSLTATNVPVNGTFTDNGDGTGTFTFTPDFTQQGVYNVIFTATDNLFGTDAEQVTITVNQINLAPVLAPIGPQTVAEGSTLNLSITASDPDGNLESITATGLPLNATFVDNGNGTATFNFIPDFMQSGTYNITFTVTDDSLLTDEELVVVTVTDAGNQPPVLAAINDTTIIEGQTLAVVISAIDPDGEIPTLSAYELGGTILPANASFTDNGTGSGDFTFTPDLTQSGTYSIVFKALDASLAVDSQVVTITVNETNQAPVLATIPDANVTEGTNLTFAVSASDADGTTPVLSATSVPLNATFTDNLNGTGTFVFDPDFTQAGSYTVRFLASDGIDIDSQDVVITVNDAGNQIPVLTAFNDTTIVEGQTLAVTITAFDADGTFPTLTAENLPENATFADNLDGTASFSFTPNFVQSGVYTVTFIASDGIAADSQIVTITVNEAGNRPPVFTAQPDTSVFEGTSLVLTFTATDPDGTIPALSINTAINSTQYSFVDNNNGTATFTYTPDFFQAGADSVFVIASDGGTPPQTGVLGFRLTTVDINQPPSIVTGGPYGVVVDDTLFVTVTASDSTSPAANPRVLLSGVSLPANATFVDNGDNTGTFRFIPTAADLGQRTFSILGVDQGSPALSNTATIVVNVVEVNDPPVFEPVGPQIITEGETLSLLISATDPDGATPPTIFARTLPDNATLVDLGTGTAAFEFNPDYTQAGDGPSALYYVQFSASDGFDVTRMTVLIQVIEAGDQLPVFDSIPAPFVTEGAALSFSFTAFDPDGGPVTLSTVSGTLPTGASFADNGDGSATISWTPNFVAAGIYDVGVIATDQVGSADTVTITIEVLEAGNQLPVLNPIPDYVVAENSQLQFQISSTDPDQTPPTVATGPLPTGATFVPSGTILGNGTFTWTPTFADSGLHEVIFYAIDAIDPLLYDSQVVTITVTNVNQAPRFILPFPTAQTVNEGQTLTVTVFTTDPDGNIPSLRADLSGTADTLATNMTFTDNGDGTGTLVFTPDYTQGNNFGSFSLYNVDYYVIDAIDPAVEVVYPSVQYRVNNVNQPPDLGFPDGAGPFTISEGDSLNFRVSAVDPDGGGNFATISVSDLPDSNAVYNASFSNLGTFIFTPDFTQAGTYGVLFRATDVGGAIDTQRVTINVLEAGNQAPTFTTALSIQIVIPANTLYQLPVAAYDPDLDPLTTTCTPIDPILPGATFAPTTTGGTFIWQPDLTDVGTSTPLTFITSDPSGLADTLTTSLVVVNALRGDIDLDSRYTMNDLAVLVSFLFRSGPAPLLMDVADVNDDTGVNLTDIFYLINFMYNNGPQPPQ; this comes from the coding sequence ATGTTGCACATGAGACAGGTAGTTGCTCTTCTCTTCGTACTGGCGATAGTCGCCGTCGGCGCCTCCGCGCAGACCGTTGCGCCGGTACTCGACCCGATTGGGGCACAGTCGGTCGACGAAGGGCAGACCTTGAACCTCGTCATCACCGCGTCGGATGCGGACCTGACCATCCCGACCCTGACGACATCGTTGCCGCTGCCGCCAAACGCGACTTTCCTGGATAACGGCGACGGCACCGCCGATTTCTCCTTTACGCCCGACTTCACGCAGGCGGGAACGATCAATATCACATTCTACGCTAACGACATCGTGACCGCCGATATCGACTCCGAACAGGTCGTCATTACAGTTGACAACATCAATCAAGCCCCGGTGCTTGCTGCAATCGGCCCGCAGTCAGTCAACGAAGGTGCGACCCTTGCCTTCACGGTGAACGCCAGTGACCCCGATGGCACCATCCCGGCCCTGAGCGCCACACCGCTTCCGACAAATGCCACCTTTACAGACAATGGTGACGGTTCTGGTTCGTTCAGCTTTACGCCGGACTTCACCCAGGCTGGCACGTTTAACATCACGTTTTCGGCCAGTGATGGTACGGCTACCGACGATGAGGTAGTCGTTGTCACGGTTAACAACATCAATCAAGCCCCGGTGCTCTCAGCTATCGGTCCGCAGTCGGTCAACGAAGGCGCTACCCTTGCCTTCACGGTGAACGCCAGTGACCCGGATGGTACGATCCCGGCCCTGAGCGCTACACCACTGCCGACCAACGCGACCTTTACAGATAATGGTGACGGTTCTGGTTCGTTCAGCTTTACGCCGGACTTCACCCAGGCTGGAACGTTTAACATTACATTCTCAGCCACCGACGGTACGGCCACCGACGATGAGGTAGTCGTTGTCACGGTTAACAACATCAATCAAGCCCCGGTGCTCTCAGCTATCGGTCCGCAGTCGGTCAACGAAGGCGCAACCCTTGCCTTTACGGTGAACGCCAGTGACCCCGATGGCACCATCCCGGCCCTGAGCGCCACACCACTGCCGACCAACGCCACGTTCACAGATAATGGTGACGGTTCTGGATCGTTCAGCTTTACGCCGGACTTCACCCAGGCCGGCACGTTTAACATTACATTCTCAGCCACCGACGGTACGGCTACCGATGATGAGGTAGTCGTTGTCACGGTTGACAACATCAATCGGGCTCCGGTGCTCTCAGCAATCGGTCCGCAGTCGGTCAACGAAGGCGCGACCCTTGCCTTCACGGTGAACGCCAGTGACCCGGATGGTACGATCCCGGCCCTGAGCGCTACACCACTGCCGACCAACGCGACCTTTACAGATAATGGTGACGGTACCGGATCGTTCAGCTTCACGCCGGACTTCACCCAGGCCGGCACGTTTAACATTACATTCTCAGCCACCGACGGTACGGCTACCGATGATGAGGTAGTCGTTGTCACGGTTGACAACATCAATCAGGCTCCGGTGCTCTCAGCAATCGGCCCGCAGTCGGTCAACGAAGGCGCTACCCTTGCCTTCACGGTGAATGCCAGTGACCCCGATGGTACAATCCCGGCCCTGAGCGCTACACCACTGCCGACCAACGCGACCTTTACGGACAATGGTGACGGTTCTGGATCGTTCAGCTTCACGCCGGACTTTACCCAGGCCGGAACGTTCAACATTACGTTTTCAGCCACCGACGGTACGGCTACCGACGATGAGGTAGTCGTTGTCACGGTTGACAACGTCAATCAGGCCCCGGTCCTTGCTCCGATCGGCCCGCGCTCGGTTGCCGAGGGTGCCACTCTCGCTTTCACCGTGACTGCGACTGACCCCGACGGGACTATCCCCGTCTTGAACGCCTCGCCGCTGCCGACAAATGCGACATTCACAGATAACGGCAATGGCACCGGCTCCTTCTCTTTCACACCCGACCTGACTCAGGAAGGCACTTACAATATCACGTTCTCGGCAAGTGACGGCGCCCTGAGCGATGACGAGCTCGTGGTCGTGACGGTTACCGGTACGAACCAGGCCCCGGTGCTTGCTGCAATCGGTCCGCAGTCAGTCAACGAAGGTGCGACCCTTGCCTTCACGGTGAACGCCAGTGACCCCGATGGCACCATTCCGGCCCTGAGCGCCACACCACTGCCGACAAATGCCACCTTTACAGATAATGGTGACGGTTCTGGATCGTTCAGCTTTACGCCGGACTTCACCCAGGCTGGAACGTTTAACATTACCTTCTCGGCCAGTGATGGTACGGCTACCGATGATGAGGTAGTCGTTGTCACGGTTAACAACATCAATCAGGCTCCGGTGCTCTCAGCAATCGGCCCTCGATCGATCAACGAAGGTGCCACTCTTGCTTTCACGGTGAACGCCAGTGATCCCGATGGTACGATTCCGGCCCTAAGCGCCACACCACTGCCGACAAATGCCACCTTTACAGATAATGGTGACGGTTCTGGATCGTTCAGCTTTACGCCGGACTTCACCCAGGCCGGAACGTTTAACATTACCTTCTCGGCCAGTGATGGTACGGCTACTGATGATGAGGTAGTCGTTGTCACGGTTAACAACGTCAATCAGGCCCCGGTCCTTGCTCCGATCGGCCCGCGCTCGGTTGCCGAGGGTGCCACCCTCGCTTTCACCGTGACTGCGACTGACCCCGACGGAACTATTCCCGTCCTGAACGCCTCGCCGCTGCCGACAAATGCGACATTCACAGACAACGGTGATGGCACCGGCGACTTCAGCTTTACGCCGGACTTCAGTCAGACGGGCGCTTACAACATAACTTTCAGTGCTGGCGATGGTGCTCTGACGGACGATGAGCTGGTCGTTGTCACCGTTACTAACACGAATCTGGCGCCGGTACTCGACCCGATCGGCCCCCGGTCGGTCAACGAAGGCGCGACCCTTGCCTTCACGGTGAACGCCAGTGATCCCGATGGTACGATTCCGGCCCTAAGCGCCACACCGCTGCCGACCAACGCGACCTTTACGGACAACGGAAATGGCACCGGCTCGTTCAGCTTCACCCCGGACTTCACGCAGGCCGGAACGTTTAACATTACCTTCTCGGCCAGTGATGGTACGGCTACTGATGATGAGGTAGTCGTTGTTACAGTAAACAATGTCAACCGTGCGCCTGTTCTGGACCCGATCGGCCCGCGGTCGGCGGCCGAGGGTGCGACCCTTGCCTTTACGGTAACGGCCAGTGACCCCGATGGTACAATCCCGGCCCTGAGCGCCACACCGCTGCCGACCAACGCGACCTTCACGGACAACGGCAATGGCACCGGCTCGTTCAGCTTCACCCCGGACTTCACGCAGGCCGGGACATTTAATATCACGTTCGCGGCCGGGGACGGAGCGCTCACCGACAACGAACTTGTGGTTGTCACGGTGACAAATACGAATCAGGCGCCCGCTCTTGCCGCGATTGGTCCGCGTTCGGTGGATGAAGGCGACCCGCTGCAGTTTACGGTTTCGGCGTCGGATGCCGACGGAACAATACCGTCGCTCAGCGCCTCGCCGCTGCCGACCAACGCCACCTTCGTGGACAACCTGAACGGCACGGGCACGTTTACGTTTAATCCGGACTTCACGCAGGCCGGCACGTTTAATATCACCTTTACGGCGAACGATGGTTCGTTGACCGATGACGAACTGGTGGTCGTCACCGTCAATCAGGTGAACCTGCCTCCGGTGCTCGCCTCCATAGGGCCGCGCTCGACTACTGAAGGTGTTACCCTTGCCTTTACGGTAACCGCCTCAGACCCGGACGCCAATCTGCAGGCTATTACAGCCGCGCCGCTCCCGCCCAACGCAAGCTTTACCTACAATGGTGACGGTACGGGCAGTTTCAGTTTCACGCCTGATTTCAGTCAGGCCGGTATCTATAACGTCACCTTTACGGCCCGTGACGACTCATCGGTAACCGATGCTGAAATCGTAACCATCACGGTGAACGACGCCGGGAACCAGGCGCCGGTGTTGTCGGCGATCGGTCCGCAGTCGGTTGACGAGGGTCAGGTGCTGACGTTTGGCATCAGCGCTACCGATCCCGACGGGACGATCCAGTCGCTGACGGCGACGAACGTGCCGGTGAACGGGACGTTTACGGATAACGGCGACGGGACGGGGACGTTTACGTTCACGCCGGACTTCACGCAGCAGGGCGTGTACAACGTGATCTTCACGGCGACGGACAACCTGTTTGGGACGGATGCGGAGCAGGTGACGATCACGGTGAACCAGATCAATCTGGCTCCGGTGCTAGCTCCGATCGGTCCTCAGACGGTTGCGGAGGGCTCGACGTTGAATCTGTCGATCACGGCGTCCGATCCTGACGGTAATCTGGAGTCGATCACGGCGACGGGATTGCCGTTGAATGCGACGTTTGTAGATAATGGGAACGGGACGGCGACGTTCAACTTCATTCCGGACTTCACGCAGTCGGGTACGTACAACATCACCTTCACGGTGACGGACGACTCGCTGTTGACGGATGAAGAGCTGGTAGTGGTGACGGTGACTGACGCCGGCAACCAGCCGCCCGTTCTGGCCGCGATCGGTCCTCGTTCGGTGGACGAAGGTCAGGTGCTGACGTTTGGTGTCAGCGCCACCGACGTGGATGGGACGATCCAGTCTCTGACGGCGGCGAACGTGCCGGCGAATGGGACGTTTACGGATAATGGAGACGGGACGGGGACGTTTACGTTCACCCCGGACTTCACGCAGCAGGGCGTGTACAACGTGACCTTTACGGCGACGGACAACGGTCTGGCGACCGATAATGAAGTGGTCGCCATAACGGTCAACCAGGTGAACCTCGCGCCGGTGCTGGCGGCAATCGGCCCGCAGTCGGTGGCGGAGGGCTCGACGTTGAATCTGTCGGTAACGGCGTCCGATCCGGACGGCAATCTGCAGTCGCTGACGGCGTCGCCGCTGCCGGCGAACGCGACCTTTACGGATAACGGCGATGGCACCGGCTCGTTCAGCTTCACCCCGGACTTCACGCAATCGGGTACATACAACATCACGTTTACGGCGACGGATGACTCGTTGCTGACGGATGATGAGCTGGTGGTGGTGACGGTGACGGACGGTGGCAACCAGCCGCCGGTGGTGACGCCGATCGCTCCTCAGTCGGTGAACGAAGGGCAGACGCTGGCCTTTACGGTGACGGCGACGGATATCGATGGGACGATCCAGTCGCTGACGGCGGCGAACGTACCGGCGAACGCGACCTTTGTGGACAACGGAAACGGTACGGGTTCGTTCAGCTTTACGCCGGACTTCACGCAGCAGGGCGTATACGACGTGACCTTTACGGCGACCGACGACGGTCTGGCGACGGGAAGTACGGTTGCTGCGATCACGGTCAACCAGGTGAACCTGGCTCCGGTTCTGGATCCGATCGGACCACGTTCGGGCACGGAGAACGCGACTCTTGCGTTCACGGTGACGGCTTCCGATCCGGATGGAACGTTCCCGTCGATAACGGCGGCGCCGCTTCCGGCCAATGCCACGTTGACGGATAATGGTGATGGGACGGCGTCCTTCAGCTTCACGCCGGACTTCACGCAATCGGGCGTGTACAACATCACGTTTACGGCGAGTGACGGCCTGCTGAGCGACAACGAGGCAGTCACGATCACCATCACGGAGGCGGGGAACCAGGCGCCGGTGTTGTCGGCGATCGGTCCGCAGTCGGTTGACGAGGGTCAGGTGCTGACGTTTGGCATCAGCGCTACCGATCCCGACGGGACGATCCAGTCGCTGACGGCGACGAACGTGCCGGTGAACGGGACGTTTACGGATAACGGCGACGGGACGGGGACGTTTACGTTCACGCCGGACTTCACGCAGCAGGGCGTGTACAACGTGATCTTCACGGCGACGGACAACCTGTTTGGGACGGATGCGGAGCAGGTGACGATCACGGTGAACCAGATCAATCTGGCTCCGGTGCTAGCTCCGATCGGTCCTCAGACGGTTGCGGAGGGCTCGACGTTGAATCTGTCGATCACGGCGTCCGATCCTGACGGTAATCTGGAGTCGATCACGGCGACGGGATTGCCGTTGAATGCGACGTTTGTAGATAATGGGAACGGGACGGCGACGTTCAACTTCATTCCGGACTTCATGCAGTCGGGTACGTACAACATCACCTTTACGGTGACGGACGACTCGCTGTTGACGGATGAAGAGCTGGTGGTGGTGACGGTGACTGACGCCGGCAACCAGCCGCCGGTTCTGGCCGCGATCAACGATACGACCATTATCGAAGGCCAGACCCTGGCCGTCGTAATCAGTGCCATAGATCCGGACGGCGAGATACCGACACTCTCGGCATACGAGCTGGGCGGTACCATCCTCCCGGCCAACGCCTCCTTCACCGATAACGGTACCGGCTCGGGTGACTTCACCTTCACGCCGGACCTCACGCAGAGCGGCACGTACAGCATCGTCTTCAAGGCGCTCGATGCCTCGCTTGCGGTCGATTCGCAGGTCGTCACCATCACGGTCAATGAGACCAATCAGGCTCCCGTACTGGCGACCATTCCGGATGCGAACGTAACCGAGGGTACCAACCTGACCTTTGCCGTCTCGGCCAGCGATGCCGACGGCACTACGCCGGTGTTGTCTGCGACCAGCGTACCGCTGAACGCGACCTTCACCGACAACCTTAACGGTACCGGCACCTTTGTCTTTGATCCGGACTTCACGCAGGCCGGATCATACACGGTGCGCTTCCTGGCGAGTGATGGTATCGATATAGACTCACAGGACGTCGTGATCACCGTCAACGATGCCGGTAACCAGATTCCGGTCCTGACGGCTTTCAACGACACGACGATTGTCGAGGGTCAGACGCTGGCGGTGACCATCACCGCATTCGACGCCGACGGTACCTTCCCGACATTGACGGCTGAGAATCTGCCGGAGAATGCGACGTTCGCCGACAATCTGGACGGCACGGCGTCGTTCAGCTTCACGCCGAACTTCGTTCAGTCCGGGGTGTACACGGTGACGTTTATCGCATCGGACGGCATTGCAGCCGACTCTCAGATTGTCACGATCACCGTCAACGAAGCCGGAAACCGCCCGCCGGTCTTCACCGCCCAGCCCGATACGTCGGTCTTCGAGGGAACCTCGCTGGTGCTCACCTTCACCGCGACCGATCCCGACGGCACCATACCGGCGCTTTCGATCAATACGGCGATCAACTCCACGCAGTATAGCTTCGTGGACAACAACAACGGCACGGCGACCTTCACCTATACACCGGACTTCTTCCAGGCCGGCGCAGACTCAGTGTTTGTGATTGCCAGCGACGGTGGCACACCGCCGCAGACGGGAGTGCTCGGGTTCCGCCTGACCACGGTCGATATCAACCAGCCGCCCTCTATCGTCACCGGCGGGCCGTACGGGGTAGTGGTTGACGACACCCTGTTTGTCACGGTGACGGCCTCCGACTCCACCAGTCCGGCCGCGAATCCTCGCGTGCTGCTCTCCGGAGTCAGCCTGCCGGCTAATGCGACCTTCGTGGACAACGGCGACAATACCGGTACTTTCCGGTTCATTCCGACCGCCGCCGACCTCGGGCAGCGGACATTCAGTATCCTCGGGGTTGATCAGGGCTCGCCGGCCCTCTCGAACACCGCCACGATCGTTGTCAACGTCGTCGAAGTCAACGACCCGCCGGTCTTCGAACCGGTCGGACCGCAGATTATCACCGAAGGTGAAACGCTGTCGCTGTTGATCAGCGCCACGGATCCGGACGGCGCCACGCCGCCTACCATCTTCGCCCGCACGCTTCCGGATAACGCGACCCTCGTGGATCTCGGCACAGGTACAGCCGCTTTCGAATTCAATCCGGACTACACACAGGCCGGCGACGGTCCCTCGGCATTGTACTATGTGCAGTTCAGCGCGAGTGACGGATTCGATGTGACGCGTATGACGGTGCTGATCCAGGTGATCGAGGCCGGCGACCAGTTGCCGGTGTTCGACTCCATCCCGGCTCCGTTCGTCACCGAGGGCGCCGCGCTGAGCTTCAGCTTCACGGCCTTCGATCCCGATGGCGGTCCGGTTACTCTGAGTACGGTCTCCGGCACCCTGCCCACCGGCGCTTCCTTCGCCGATAACGGCGACGGATCTGCGACCATCAGCTGGACGCCGAACTTCGTGGCTGCCGGAATCTATGATGTTGGCGTCATCGCGACCGACCAGGTTGGATCGGCCGATACCGTCACCATCACGATCGAGGTTCTCGAGGCAGGCAACCAGTTGCCCGTGCTCAACCCGATCCCGGACTACGTTGTGGCGGAAAATTCGCAGTTGCAGTTCCAGATATCGTCTACCGACCCCGATCAGACCCCGCCGACCGTGGCGACCGGTCCGCTGCCGACCGGCGCGACCTTTGTCCCCAGCGGCACCATTCTGGGTAACGGGACATTCACCTGGACACCGACCTTCGCGGATTCGGGCCTTCATGAGGTCATATTCTACGCGATCGACGCTATCGACCCGCTGCTGTATGACTCTCAAGTCGTGACCATTACCGTGACCAACGTGAACCAGGCGCCTCGTTTCATTCTGCCCTTCCCGACCGCTCAGACCGTTAACGAGGGACAGACTCTTACCGTCACGGTGTTCACCACCGATCCCGACGGAAACATCCCATCCCTCCGGGCTGACCTGAGTGGCACCGCCGATACGCTGGCCACCAACATGACATTTACCGACAACGGCGACGGCACCGGTACCCTCGTGTTTACCCCCGATTACACGCAGGGCAACAACTTCGGTTCGTTCTCGTTGTACAACGTCGATTACTATGTCATCGACGCCATCGACCCTGCGGTGGAGGTTGTCTATCCGTCCGTTCAGTACCGGGTCAACAACGTCAACCAGCCGCCGGATCTGGGCTTCCCGGATGGAGCCGGTCCCTTCACCATCTCCGAAGGCGACTCGCTCAATTTCCGCGTCAGCGCTGTCGATCCGGACGGTGGTGGCAACTTTGCGACCATCTCAGTCTCTGATTTGCCGGACAGCAACGCTGTGTACAACGCCTCCTTCTCCAACCTCGGAACGTTCATCTTCACGCCGGACTTCACCCAGGCCGGCACCTACGGGGTGTTGTTCCGGGCGACCGATGTCGGTGGCGCTATTGACACGCAGCGGGTGACAATAAACGTCCTTGAGGCCGGCAATCAGGCCCCGACGTTTACGACAGCCCTGTCCATCCAGATTGTGATACCCGCCAACACGCTGTACCAGTTGCCGGTGGCGGCATATGATCCAGATCTGGACCCGCTGACAACCACCTGTACGCCGATCGATCCGATCCTCCCCGGAGCGACATTCGCTCCGACCACGACCGGCGGAACATTCATCTGGCAGCCTGACCTGACGGATGTTGGCACATCGACTCCGCTCACCTTTATCACCAGTGACCCGAGCGGACTGGCCGATACGCTGACCACGAGTCTGGTGGTGGTCAATGCCCTGCGGGGTGACATCGATCTGGATAGTCGCTACACCATGAACGACTTAGCCGTGCTGGTCAGCTTCCTCTTCCGGAGCGGACCGGCTCCGCTGCTTATGGATGTGGCCGATGTTAACGATGACACAGGTGTCAACCTGACCGACATCTTCTACCTCATCAACTTCATGTACAACAACGGCCCGCAGCCTCCACAATAA